A window of Streptomyces sp. Je 1-332 genomic DNA:
GTGCCGGGGGCCCGATCAGCAGCGGAAGACCTGGAGGAGGGCCGGGGTTTCGCGGCCCGTGGGTCTCGTCTGGCGGAGTGCGACGGAAACCGGACGGCACGCGCGCGTGCCGTCGCCCGTGGACGCGTCCGTGCGGGCGTGGAGTTGCGGATCCGGGTCGGGAATGACGTCACGGCAGTGCGGGCGGCCGCGGACCCGGAAGCGCTCGGATTCCTCCGGGTGCGCGTCACCGCCGCACTGGGCGTACGGCGCTGTGGCAGGTGACGTACGGGATTCCACGGCGGACGCGGATTCGTTGACCCCGTGCGCGAAGAACTGGACGATCACCAGGAGCACAGCGATCAGCGCCGCGGACAGCACCCGCCCGCGCAATCCGGCTCCCGTCACAGTGGCAAAGTCCTCACGTGGCTGCGCAACTCGCATGGTCACCAAGTAACTTAACCGCCAGAAGTGTCACCACGGTGTTCAGGTGGCGCCATGGCGCGAGAGCCACCCTTCGATCAGGCGTACGTGAGGCGGGTGCGGGGGCTGCGCGGCGCGGCCCCCGCCCGGCGCAGGTCAGTGCACGTGCGGCCCGCCGGTCAGCTGTGGCTTTCCGCGCGGGACGAGTACGAACGTGGCGGCCGCGCTGACCAAGGCGGCCACGGCGCACACGGTGAACCCGTCCGTGAAGCCGCCGACGGTGCCGCGTTCGATCCCCGTGGCGGCGACCGTCGAGACCACGGCGACACCGATGGAGCCGCCCACCTCGTGGAAGGTGTTGACCACGCCGGACGCGACGCCCGCCTCCTCGTGCGCGATGAATCCCAACGCGGTGGTGGTGGCCGCCACGAACACCGAGCCGAGTCCCAGGGCGGCGACGGACATCCCCAGGGCGACACTCGTCCACGCGTTGCCGGCCGGCCCGGCGCCGGTGAGCAGAGCGGTACCGAGCCCCGCGAGCGTGAGCCCCGCGGCCGCCGTCGGCCGCGCCCCCCACTGGCCCACGAACCGCCCGCCGAGGTGTGCGCCAACTCCGGTGGCGACGGCCACCGGCAGGAACAGCACTCCGGTCCGCAGAGCTGTGTAGCCGCGTACCTCCTGGAGGAACACCGACCCCAGGAAGAACAGCGAGATCAGCAGCGCCGTGGCGACCAGCATCAGGTAGGAGCCCGCGACCACCGGACGGCGTCGCAGGACGGCGAGGTCGATCAGCGGCGCTCGCTGTGCGCGCTCGACGGCGGCGAAAGCCCCGTAGGCAACCGCGGCCGCGGCCACCGGCACCAGCGTCCGGAGGTCCGTCCAGCCCGTGTCGCCGGCCGCGACGAGGCCGTAGATGAGCGAGCCGGTGCCCGCCGTGACGAGCAGCGCGCCGGGGATGTCGAGGCGGGCGGGCCGGGGTGCGCGGGCG
This region includes:
- a CDS encoding MFS transporter, with translation MTHAHPTPDAAPHTSAPPPTGPRPWLALALLCAAQFMLVLDVTVVNVALPSMAADLDLGRTALTWVVTTYTLCFGGLMLLGGRLADVLGARRTLLCGLALFTVASLLTGLATGPVTLLAGRTAQGVGAALLSPAALAIVTTTFHGRDRHRALGVWSAIGGAGAAIGVLLGGVLSDGPGWEWIFYVNVPIGVALLLALPAVVPARAPRPARLDIPGALLVTAGTGSLIYGLVAAGDTGWTDLRTLVPVAAAAVAYGAFAAVERAQRAPLIDLAVLRRRPVVAGSYLMLVATALLISLFFLGSVFLQEVRGYTALRTGVLFLPVAVATGVGAHLGGRFVGQWGARPTAAAGLTLAGLGTALLTGAGPAGNAWTSVALGMSVAALGLGSVFVAATTTALGFIAHEEAGVASGVVNTFHEVGGSIGVAVVSTVAATGIERGTVGGFTDGFTVCAVAALVSAAATFVLVPRGKPQLTGGPHVH